One Moorella sp. E308F genomic region harbors:
- the asrC gene encoding sulfite reductase subunit C, producing the protein MYNTKELIKNAYRITSRRGYTALRLRVPGGHLAAEYLGLIQDIARRYGNGTVHLTTRQGFEIPGIPLDKVPEVNQLLAPMLQQEAALGVAIENIHAGYPAAGTRNVTACIGSRVCPFANFDTTALAQKIEGLIYPNHYHVKIAITGCPNDCIKAHLQDIGIIGQVEPEYDPGRCIACQACVKNCRQFIVGALELVNYQVERDGKRCLGCGECILQCPMAAWTRGRQYYRIVALGRTGKKSPRLAANFLEWIDEKAVLQVIANLYRYIERHIDRSLPKEHVGYIVDRTGYQVFRDELLDGVDLGPKGRVARELPFYGYSYDRDLLWSK; encoded by the coding sequence ATGTATAATACGAAAGAATTGATCAAGAACGCCTACCGCATTACCAGCCGCAGGGGTTATACGGCCCTGCGTCTCCGGGTGCCCGGCGGGCACCTGGCGGCCGAATATTTAGGCTTAATCCAGGATATAGCCCGGCGCTACGGCAACGGTACCGTTCATCTGACTACCCGCCAGGGTTTTGAAATCCCCGGCATACCCCTTGACAAAGTACCGGAGGTAAACCAACTGCTGGCACCTATGTTGCAACAAGAGGCCGCCCTGGGAGTGGCCATCGAGAATATCCATGCCGGTTACCCGGCGGCGGGCACCCGGAACGTCACGGCCTGCATTGGCAGCAGAGTCTGCCCCTTTGCCAACTTTGACACCACGGCCCTGGCGCAAAAAATCGAAGGTCTCATCTATCCCAACCACTACCACGTCAAGATTGCCATTACCGGTTGCCCCAACGACTGCATCAAGGCCCACCTCCAGGACATCGGCATCATCGGCCAGGTGGAGCCGGAGTATGATCCCGGCCGCTGTATCGCCTGCCAGGCTTGTGTCAAGAACTGCCGCCAGTTTATCGTCGGCGCCCTGGAGCTGGTCAATTACCAGGTGGAACGCGACGGCAAGCGCTGCCTGGGCTGCGGCGAGTGTATCCTGCAATGTCCCATGGCGGCCTGGACCAGGGGGCGCCAGTACTACCGGATCGTGGCCCTGGGTCGCACCGGGAAAAAGAGCCCGCGCCTAGCGGCCAACTTCCTGGAATGGATTGATGAAAAGGCCGTCCTGCAGGTAATCGCCAACCTGTACCGTTACATTGAGCGGCACATTGATCGCTCCCTGCCCAAGGAGCACGTTGGCTATATCGTCGACCGCACGGGCTACCAGGTCTTTAGGGATGAACTCCTGGATGGTGTTGATCTGGGTCCGAAAGGCCGGGTGGCCCGGGAATTGCCCTTTTACGGCTACAGCTACGACCGCGACTTGCTGTGGAGCAAATAG
- the asrB gene encoding anaerobic sulfite reductase subunit AsrB, with amino-acid sequence MIANQIANPYLPAPAQVLAIQPQTGVDYTFRLATDIEPAWGQFVEISLPGVGEAPISVSDAGPGYIELTIRRVGKVTTALHQLKPGDTVYLRGPYGSGFPRDEFAGHQLVVAAGGTGVAPVKGLINYYAGHPGELAGLNLLLGFKTPADILFRTDIERWQGLFPTILTVDQGQAGWLGKVGLVTEFVKEIPLKNDARIIVVGPPLMIKFTVAEFIKCQIKPEQIWVSLERRMHCGLGKCGHCKINDVYVCLEGPVFNYSRARDLVD; translated from the coding sequence GTGATTGCCAACCAGATTGCCAATCCTTATCTTCCCGCACCTGCGCAGGTGTTAGCCATCCAGCCCCAGACCGGCGTGGACTATACCTTCCGGCTGGCCACGGATATAGAACCGGCCTGGGGGCAGTTCGTGGAGATTTCCTTGCCGGGGGTTGGGGAGGCACCTATATCCGTCAGCGACGCCGGTCCGGGCTATATTGAGCTAACTATCCGCCGGGTGGGCAAGGTAACCACTGCTTTACACCAACTAAAACCGGGAGATACCGTCTACCTCCGCGGGCCCTATGGCAGCGGCTTCCCTAGGGATGAATTTGCCGGGCACCAGTTGGTGGTTGCCGCCGGTGGTACCGGGGTAGCCCCGGTGAAGGGCTTAATCAACTACTATGCGGGCCACCCGGGAGAGCTGGCTGGCCTTAACCTTCTCCTGGGCTTCAAAACGCCGGCTGATATCCTGTTCCGCACGGATATTGAACGCTGGCAAGGCCTTTTTCCCACCATCCTCACGGTTGATCAGGGCCAGGCCGGCTGGTTGGGTAAGGTGGGCCTGGTAACGGAATTCGTTAAGGAAATCCCCCTGAAAAATGATGCCAGGATTATTGTCGTTGGGCCGCCTCTGATGATTAAATTTACCGTGGCCGAATTTATTAAATGCCAGATCAAACCGGAGCAAATCTGGGTCTCCCTGGAGCGGCGGATGCACTGCGGCCTGGGCAAGTGCGGTCACTGCAAGATCAACGACGTATACGTTTGCCTGGAAGGGCCGGTGTTTAACTATAGCCGGGCCCGGGACCTGGTCGACTGA
- the asrA gene encoding anaerobic sulfite reductase subunit AsrA yields MGYKLTPAGLAALLDELVTSRRVFGPVRYAGKGRLAGTDLITYGPVKGLADVVWDARTTFSPKEVFFPVKESLFYFSHGEITESALKASEILETVVFLRACDLNAVTRLDKIFLENGPAADNYYARRRQHTHFVLMECQESFPGCFCVSMGTNRATGHQAALRPEGGYYLLQALAEPWLSLGERYGQPADVEPVWVQKNSLTVKVPDRVDTSLFQHELWREYSSRCIACGRCTLSCPTCSCFSVQDIFYRDNPERGERRRVWASCQIDGFTDMAGGHKVREDRGERMRFKVLHKIDDFRRRFGINMCVGCGRCEEVCPEYISFARCVNTLSQLMNGGAGA; encoded by the coding sequence ATGGGGTACAAATTAACGCCGGCGGGGTTAGCGGCCCTGCTGGACGAACTGGTTACCAGCAGACGGGTTTTCGGGCCGGTACGTTACGCCGGTAAAGGCCGCCTGGCCGGTACGGATCTAATTACTTATGGCCCGGTAAAGGGCCTGGCCGATGTGGTCTGGGATGCCAGGACAACTTTCTCGCCCAAGGAAGTATTCTTTCCGGTTAAAGAGAGCCTCTTTTATTTCTCCCATGGGGAAATAACCGAATCCGCCCTGAAAGCCTCAGAAATATTGGAAACTGTGGTTTTTCTCCGCGCCTGCGACCTCAACGCCGTTACCCGTCTGGATAAAATCTTCCTGGAAAACGGCCCCGCAGCGGACAATTATTATGCCCGGCGGCGCCAGCACACCCATTTTGTACTGATGGAATGCCAGGAGAGCTTCCCAGGTTGTTTCTGTGTCTCTATGGGCACGAACAGGGCTACCGGCCACCAGGCGGCCCTGCGCCCGGAAGGCGGTTATTACCTACTCCAGGCCCTGGCCGAGCCGTGGCTTTCCCTGGGGGAGCGCTACGGCCAGCCGGCTGATGTAGAACCGGTTTGGGTGCAGAAGAATTCCCTGACTGTTAAAGTGCCGGACCGAGTCGATACCAGCCTTTTTCAACACGAACTTTGGCGGGAATATAGCTCCCGCTGTATCGCCTGCGGCCGTTGCACCCTCTCCTGCCCAACCTGTAGCTGCTTTTCCGTCCAGGATATATTTTATCGGGATAACCCGGAACGGGGGGAACGCCGGCGGGTCTGGGCGAGTTGTCAGATCGACGGCTTTACCGATATGGCTGGCGGCCACAAAGTACGGGAGGACCGGGGCGAACGCATGCGCTTCAAAGTCTTGCATAAAATCGATGACTTCCGCCGCCGGTTTGGGATCAATATGTGCGTCGGCTGCGGCCGCTGTGAAGAAGTCTGCCCGGAATACATCTCTTTCGCTCGCTGTGTCAATACTTTAAGCCAGTTAATGAACGGAGGTGCCGGGGCGTGA
- a CDS encoding ABC transporter permease, with translation MQYINIGYGDLLLALILVGITLAVSLWQRLDLHGDLFIGTLRTFVQLTAVGYLLQVIFNLNRWYLVILALGIMLLVAAANAYRRQQERWPGLFFIMLLAIALGGIITLAIVIGIVLKVKPWYQPQYIIPIAGMIVGNAMIGAALAINRLTREINAHREEIEAALSLGATAYLAVLPYLRSALRAAMLPTISTMMTVGIVQLPGMMSGQIIAGASPAAAVRYQVVVTYMVAAATALTTITATLLAYRYYFTPNHQLKPPSQR, from the coding sequence ATGCAGTATATCAATATCGGCTACGGCGATCTCCTCCTAGCCCTGATCCTCGTAGGAATTACCCTGGCCGTTTCCTTGTGGCAGCGCCTGGACCTCCACGGGGATCTATTTATCGGTACCCTCAGGACTTTTGTCCAGCTCACGGCCGTCGGTTACCTTTTGCAGGTGATCTTTAACCTTAACCGCTGGTATCTGGTGATACTGGCCTTAGGCATCATGTTACTGGTGGCTGCCGCCAACGCCTACCGCCGGCAACAGGAGCGCTGGCCCGGCTTATTTTTCATTATGCTCCTGGCCATAGCTCTGGGCGGGATTATAACCCTGGCCATTGTCATCGGTATTGTTTTAAAGGTAAAACCATGGTATCAGCCCCAGTATATTATCCCTATCGCCGGGATGATTGTGGGCAACGCTATGATCGGTGCCGCCCTGGCCATCAACCGTTTAACAAGGGAGATCAATGCCCACCGGGAGGAGATCGAGGCGGCCCTATCCCTGGGGGCGACTGCCTACCTGGCAGTCCTGCCTTACCTGCGTTCGGCCCTGCGAGCGGCCATGTTACCGACCATCAGCACTATGATGACGGTGGGTATTGTCCAGTTGCCAGGAATGATGAGCGGTCAGATCATTGCCGGTGCCAGCCCGGCGGCAGCTGTCAGGTACCAGGTCGTCGTCACTTATATGGTTGCCGCCGCTACGGCCCTGACTACCATTACCGCCACCCTGCTGGCCTACCGCTATTACTTTACGCCCAACCACCAGCTGAAACCGCCGTCCCAGCGCTGA
- a CDS encoding phosphate ABC transporter ATP-binding protein produces MTAVLGPSGSGKSSLLKLLNRLEDPAAGRITLDGQDLKSLNIFTLRRRVGMVWQLPTLFPGTVLENISYGPRLRGISLSRTRSEELIQMVGLGTEFLNRRADSLSIGQQQRVSLARTLANEPEVLLLDEPTSALDPTAAANILHLMVDLKTRLGLTIIFVTHLLDQARQVADEVLFLHHGEVVEAAPAQQFFTAPQNPRSRLFLSGQLEG; encoded by the coding sequence ATCACCGCCGTTCTCGGGCCCTCCGGTTCCGGTAAATCCAGCCTGCTCAAGCTTCTAAACCGGTTGGAGGATCCGGCTGCCGGCCGTATTACCCTTGATGGCCAGGACTTAAAGAGCCTCAATATATTTACCCTGCGCCGGCGGGTGGGAATGGTCTGGCAGCTACCCACCCTCTTTCCCGGCACGGTGCTGGAGAACATCAGCTACGGTCCTCGCCTGCGGGGCATCTCGCTGTCCCGGACCAGGAGCGAGGAATTAATCCAGATGGTAGGCCTGGGAACAGAATTCCTGAACCGCCGGGCCGACAGCCTTTCCATCGGCCAGCAGCAGCGGGTTTCCCTGGCCCGGACCCTGGCCAACGAACCGGAGGTTTTGCTCCTTGATGAGCCGACGTCGGCCCTCGACCCCACAGCGGCGGCCAACATCTTGCACCTGATGGTCGACCTAAAAACTCGCCTGGGACTGACCATCATCTTCGTTACCCACCTCCTGGACCAGGCTCGCCAGGTTGCCGATGAAGTCCTTTTTTTGCATCACGGCGAAGTAGTCGAGGCAGCTCCGGCCCAGCAGTTTTTTACTGCCCCGCAAAACCCCCGCAGCAGGCTTTTCCTGTCCGGGCAGTTGGAGGGATAA
- the bioA gene encoding adenosylmethionine--8-amino-7-oxononanoate transaminase: MSSYDPSLLEQWDKQYVWHPFTPMQQYLEEKPLIIMRGEGSYLIDVEGNRYLDGISSLWVTVHGHCHPVLNQAIKEQLDRIAHSTLLGLANVPSILLARKLVEITPPGLNKVFYSDSGATAVEIALKMAFQYWQQKEGGRYHKKTRFISLVNAYHGDTVGSVSVGGIPLFHSIFKPLLFECLHAPAPYCYRCPLGLEEESCKMACLNQLEGLLEKHCEEVAALIIEPLVQGAAGMITAPNGFLRRVRDLCSKYNVLLIADEVAVGFGRTGRLFACEHEDVTPDLMCLAKGITGGYLPLAATLASDEIYEAFLGAPEECKTFYHGHTYTGNPLACAAALASIELFEKTGLLASLQSKIELLRRGLQNFLDLPHVGDIRQRGMMVGIELVVDKETREPYAMKEQIGHRVIMEARRRGLVIRPLDNVIVLMPVLSMSDAELNRVLEITYESIATVTGR; encoded by the coding sequence TTGAGCAGCTACGATCCCTCACTCCTCGAACAATGGGATAAGCAGTATGTCTGGCATCCTTTTACCCCAATGCAGCAATACCTTGAGGAAAAGCCCCTGATCATCATGCGGGGGGAAGGTAGCTACCTGATCGATGTTGAGGGAAACCGCTATTTGGACGGTATATCCTCCCTTTGGGTTACCGTCCACGGCCACTGCCACCCGGTGTTAAACCAGGCCATCAAGGAGCAACTGGATCGTATTGCCCATTCCACCCTTCTGGGACTTGCCAATGTACCTTCCATATTGCTGGCCAGGAAATTGGTGGAAATTACTCCACCGGGGTTAAACAAAGTCTTTTACTCTGACAGCGGGGCCACAGCAGTGGAAATTGCCCTCAAAATGGCCTTTCAATACTGGCAACAAAAAGAGGGTGGGCGCTATCATAAAAAAACCAGGTTCATCTCGCTAGTTAACGCCTACCACGGCGACACTGTCGGCTCAGTAAGTGTAGGGGGCATACCTCTTTTCCACAGTATTTTCAAGCCCTTACTTTTTGAATGCTTGCACGCCCCGGCACCATATTGTTACCGATGCCCGCTGGGCCTGGAAGAAGAAAGCTGTAAAATGGCCTGCCTCAACCAGCTAGAGGGGTTGCTGGAAAAGCACTGTGAGGAGGTTGCTGCCCTCATCATCGAGCCCCTTGTCCAGGGGGCGGCGGGCATGATCACCGCTCCAAACGGTTTCCTTCGCCGGGTACGGGACTTATGTTCAAAATACAACGTCCTGCTTATTGCCGACGAGGTAGCAGTGGGGTTTGGCCGCACGGGCCGTCTCTTCGCCTGCGAACACGAAGACGTCACCCCCGACTTAATGTGTCTGGCCAAGGGAATAACTGGGGGATACCTTCCTCTGGCCGCCACCCTGGCCAGCGACGAGATCTACGAGGCCTTTTTGGGGGCGCCGGAGGAATGCAAGACCTTTTACCACGGGCACACCTACACAGGCAATCCCCTAGCCTGTGCAGCGGCCCTGGCCAGTATTGAACTCTTTGAAAAAACAGGCCTGCTGGCCTCGCTGCAGTCCAAAATAGAGCTATTGCGCCGGGGCCTGCAGAACTTTTTGGATTTACCCCACGTGGGAGATATCCGCCAGCGCGGGATGATGGTAGGCATTGAACTGGTGGTGGATAAAGAGACCAGGGAGCCTTATGCTATGAAGGAGCAGATAGGTCACCGGGTTATTATGGAGGCCCGGCGAAGAGGGCTCGTTATACGCCCACTGGATAATGTAATTGTCCTCATGCCCGTGCTGTCGATGTCTGACGCGGAGCTTAACCGGGTTTTAGAAATCACCTATGAATCTATCGCCACAGTAACGGGCAGGTAA
- the bioD gene encoding dethiobiotin synthase codes for MEYARKGYFITGTDTGVGKTIVTAGLAGVLRRHGIEAVAIKPVQTGALARNGELVPEDAYFYRVAAGLSQPLYQLNLYRFTPALSPHLAAKLCGEKIEPPKVIDFCRRALLRHQLTLIEGAGGLCVPLSGPDFTMADLARELSLPLIVVARIGLGTINHTVLTLAYAKSLGLEIAGIVFNGLKQQELGPAERDNPEVVARMTGVPVLGILPHLTGISVEGGVAEGLLAAVEESLSWRQLVPWLKP; via the coding sequence ATGGAGTATGCCAGAAAAGGTTACTTTATAACCGGAACGGATACCGGCGTGGGAAAAACGATAGTAACCGCCGGTCTGGCGGGCGTTCTCCGCCGGCATGGTATTGAGGCCGTGGCCATCAAACCGGTGCAAACCGGGGCGCTTGCTAGAAATGGGGAACTAGTTCCTGAAGATGCTTATTTTTACCGGGTGGCAGCCGGCCTTTCCCAGCCCCTTTACCAGTTAAACCTTTATCGCTTTACTCCGGCGTTATCACCTCACCTGGCGGCCAAGCTTTGCGGGGAAAAGATAGAGCCCCCAAAAGTAATAGATTTTTGCCGGCGGGCTCTTCTGCGCCACCAGTTGACTCTCATTGAGGGGGCCGGGGGTCTGTGTGTGCCCCTCTCTGGCCCTGACTTTACCATGGCCGACCTGGCCCGCGAACTTTCCTTGCCCCTAATTGTGGTGGCTAGAATAGGTTTAGGTACCATCAATCACACGGTGCTCACGTTGGCTTACGCCAAAAGCCTCGGACTAGAAATAGCAGGGATAGTTTTTAATGGCTTAAAGCAGCAAGAATTAGGTCCCGCTGAAAGGGACAATCCCGAAGTTGTAGCCCGGATGACCGGCGTGCCGGTGCTGGGTATTTTGCCCCACCTCACTGGGATAAGCGTGGAAGGCGGGGTTGCGGAGGGACTTTTGGCAGCTGTGGAGGAGTCCCTTTCCTGGCGTCAACTGGTTCCCTGGCTTAAACCTTAA
- a CDS encoding 6-carboxyhexanoate--CoA ligase produces MLLQEEVYSVRMRAAQGAPHDKEGRHISGAERIVSSQQVAAAVRQMLCRARNHALGKPDFINISIERLQASKIKGITALPLVTVKAGNNEQALSCARQLLLASGVWEQAVDEAISLLARGPAPGGGNMRGAVIMDAHSCRRLEPDSWRGVRVSRMDYTLRAAKELSRLLEQLGLNHFRIKEALALASKVIWAGTLAEICCSDDPHYTTGYVSSRSLGYVRIPYLKHPSFKGGRVFFVRIQDINFAEYLTRLQEEPVLITHISTINGVTDLTSILEENSQWSMPEKVTL; encoded by the coding sequence TTGCTTCTGCAGGAAGAGGTATATAGCGTCCGGATGAGGGCTGCCCAGGGGGCTCCCCACGATAAGGAGGGCCGGCACATATCGGGGGCGGAAAGGATAGTCTCCTCGCAGCAGGTGGCTGCTGCCGTCCGGCAAATGCTTTGCCGGGCCAGAAACCATGCCCTCGGCAAACCTGATTTTATCAATATCAGCATCGAGCGTTTGCAGGCTTCTAAAATAAAGGGGATTACCGCCCTGCCGCTGGTCACGGTAAAAGCTGGCAATAATGAGCAGGCGCTCTCCTGCGCCCGCCAGCTTCTTTTGGCCAGCGGGGTATGGGAGCAGGCTGTGGACGAAGCCATAAGTCTCCTCGCCCGGGGTCCTGCGCCTGGCGGTGGCAACATGCGAGGGGCGGTGATCATGGATGCCCACAGCTGCAGGCGGCTGGAGCCCGACTCGTGGCGGGGAGTGCGCGTCTCCCGCATGGATTATACTCTCCGGGCGGCTAAAGAGTTATCGCGCCTCTTGGAACAGTTGGGTTTAAACCATTTCCGGATTAAGGAAGCCCTGGCCCTGGCCTCCAAGGTGATCTGGGCCGGAACCCTGGCCGAAATATGTTGTTCGGACGACCCCCATTATACCACTGGTTATGTTTCCTCCCGGTCCCTGGGCTATGTACGCATACCTTATTTGAAGCACCCTTCCTTTAAAGGAGGTCGGGTGTTCTTTGTCCGTATCCAGGATATAAATTTTGCAGAGTACCTCACCAGGCTGCAGGAGGAACCCGTTTTGATAACGCACATCAGCACTATAAATGGAGTAACAGACCTTACCTCAATACTGGAGGAGAATAGCCAATGGAGTATGCCAGAAAAGGTTACTTTATAA
- the bioF gene encoding 8-amino-7-oxononanoate synthase translates to MNKPARRGIDLVDFLAKELELLKAIHLYRRLPGPLEKPPRPGTIINGHDVLLFSSNNYLGLAQHPRVKATAVEAVERWGTGSGGSRLTSGNFVLHRQLEERIARFKGTEDAIVFSSGFLANLGVISALVGRGDLVLSDELNHASIIDGCRLSRATVKVFHHRDTAHLRDILLAERKSHRRCLIVTDGVFSMDGDIAPLPQLLQLAEEFQALLMVDDAHATGVLGKKGAGTVEHFGLEGRGIIQMGTLSKALGSEGGYVAGNAILVDYLRNRARSFIFSTAPSPPVVAAAMAALEVLEEEPHLLDQLHANVQRLYRGLKEMGFRVLPTASAIIPLMVGDAHHAMVLAAALAKKGVFVPAIRPPTVPEGTSRLRITVMATHKPEELQRALEAFLSAGKMLGLI, encoded by the coding sequence GTGAATAAACCTGCCAGGCGAGGGATAGATTTGGTTGATTTTCTAGCTAAAGAACTGGAGCTGTTAAAGGCGATCCACCTTTATCGCCGGTTACCCGGGCCACTGGAGAAGCCCCCTCGACCAGGAACGATCATAAACGGACATGATGTACTGCTCTTTTCCTCCAACAATTACCTGGGCCTGGCCCAACATCCCCGTGTCAAGGCTACGGCCGTAGAAGCGGTGGAAAGGTGGGGGACGGGAAGCGGAGGTTCCCGCCTGACCTCTGGTAATTTTGTTTTGCACCGCCAGTTGGAGGAGCGCATTGCCAGGTTCAAGGGTACGGAAGATGCCATTGTCTTTAGTTCCGGTTTCCTGGCCAACCTGGGGGTTATTTCGGCCCTGGTGGGTCGGGGGGACCTGGTGCTCAGCGACGAGTTAAACCATGCCAGCATAATCGACGGTTGCCGCTTGAGCCGGGCCACGGTTAAAGTTTTCCACCATAGGGACACAGCCCATTTAAGGGATATTCTCTTGGCCGAACGCAAATCACACCGCCGGTGCCTTATCGTTACCGACGGAGTTTTTAGTATGGACGGAGATATAGCTCCCCTGCCCCAATTGCTGCAGTTGGCCGAAGAGTTCCAGGCCCTGCTCATGGTAGATGACGCCCATGCCACCGGGGTTTTGGGCAAAAAGGGGGCAGGAACGGTGGAACATTTCGGCCTGGAAGGCCGGGGCATCATCCAAATGGGCACTTTAAGCAAAGCCCTCGGCAGTGAGGGCGGCTATGTAGCCGGTAATGCCATTTTAGTTGATTACCTGCGTAACCGCGCCCGTAGCTTTATCTTTTCCACCGCCCCTTCCCCGCCAGTAGTTGCTGCGGCCATGGCGGCCCTGGAAGTCCTGGAAGAAGAACCCCACCTTCTCGACCAGCTTCACGCCAACGTCCAGCGGCTTTACAGAGGCTTGAAAGAAATGGGCTTCAGGGTTTTGCCCACGGCATCAGCCATTATTCCCCTGATGGTAGGGGATGCCCACCACGCTATGGTCCTTGCGGCAGCCCTGGCGAAAAAGGGCGTGTTTGTGCCGGCCATTCGTCCGCCTACGGTGCCGGAAGGCACCAGCCGTTTAAGGATTACCGTCATGGCCACCCATAAACCGGAAGAACTGCAAAGGGCACTAGAAGCATTTCTGTCGGCGGGAAAAATGTTGGGACTCATTTAA